The Chrysiogenia bacterium genome contains the following window.
CGGCGCACCCCTATCTGTGGTCGCAGCACGATGAGGCCAATGACCACTTCCGGCGCTACCGCGCGGGCGAATTCCGCCAGAAAGCGGCCGCCTCGGGAATGCGGCTCGAGTATTTCTCCCCGCATCTCTCGGTCCTCTTCCCGCTCTTCCTGCTGCAGCGTCTGCTTCACCAGATATTCCCCCCGCGCGAGGCCGCCACCGTGGTGAGCCGCCCCCCGGCTGTGCTCAACTGGCTGTTCTACGTGCTCTACGCCGTTGAGGGCTCGCTGCTTCGCCGCCGCGTGCACCTGCCCTTTGGCGCTTCCTACATTGCGCTTCTTCGAAAACCACTGGAGAATGAAAAGATGGTAGAGACGGCCGAAGCCCCCCGCGAGCTCGCCTCCTGGGATCCGCGCCGCGTGCTGGCGATCCCGAAGATGTATTCGCTCTTTCGCGCCATGGTGACCGGCACCCAGGAGCACGTGATTTTTGCCAAAGAATACGTTCGCGCCAAAGAGGGCGACCGCGTCCTCGATATCGGCTGCGGCCCGGCCGACCTGCTGGGCGATCTGCCGGAAAAAATCGAGTACGTCGGCTTCGACATGAGCGCCGAGTACATCGAATCGGCAAAGGCCCGCTGGGGAGAGCGCGGCACGTTCACCTGCAAGCGCGTCGACGATGCGATGATTGAAGAGCTCGGCGCGGGCAGCTTCGACATCGTACTGGCCCACGGCCTGCTCCATCACCTGGACGACAAGGAGGCAGTGGCCTTCTTCGCCCTGGCCAAGAGCGCGCTCAAGCCCGGTGGCCGCCTGGTCACACTCGACGGCTGCTACGTCCCCGATCAGTCAAGTGCGGCGCGCTACCTGCTCTCGAAAGATCGCGGCAACTACGTGCGCGACCGTGAGAGCTATTTCAAGCTTGCGGCGGAAGTCTTTGACAACG
Protein-coding sequences here:
- a CDS encoding methyltransferase domain-containing protein, producing the protein MEEALVKSIRAVEPKHWWFQARRTIAREVIRTQVIPALGLGSRPPRILDAGAGTGFMAESLADFGDVDALEFDATSLEALRTRRGVNVVEGMLPAEKIADGTYDLVTSFDVLEHIEEDAAALREMGRVLRPGGLVLVTVPAHPYLWSQHDEANDHFRRYRAGEFRQKAAASGMRLEYFSPHLSVLFPLFLLQRLLHQIFPPREAATVVSRPPAVLNWLFYVLYAVEGSLLRRRVHLPFGASYIALLRKPLENEKMVETAEAPRELASWDPRRVLAIPKMYSLFRAMVTGTQEHVIFAKEYVRAKEGDRVLDIGCGPADLLGDLPEKIEYVGFDMSAEYIESAKARWGERGTFTCKRVDDAMIEELGAGSFDIVLAHGLLHHLDDKEAVAFFALAKSALKPGGRLVTLDGCYVPDQSSAARYLLSKDRGNYVRDRESYFKLAAEVFDNVEDDIRHDMYRIPYTLILLQCHA